From Scomber scombrus chromosome 6, fScoSco1.1, whole genome shotgun sequence, the proteins below share one genomic window:
- the si:ch1073-390k14.1 gene encoding deoxyribodipyrimidine photo-lyase produces the protein MSLIQPLSTANSSLHSVLTSIYQEYFSKTEEDELELALTLSLLEMQDHHLSTPSKESRPQLLGDRPNLSSCVPLTSMSNSKGNSHTQAVDEVGRKKNTNLPQTGPWGKVNSPQTTRESELKKGAHFDNYNKETPGTNQTVCVPRWPASFSKQDTVEEGDQLMDGELNQSQKSKRSKNRRQRRKGNSLHVVGLPRSPSVPPPVLLWFRRDLRLCDNPALSGSLEVGAPVIPVFIWTPEEEEGPGITVAMGGACKYWLHQALSCFCSSLERIGSNLVFLKASVEGNKAGCSLRTVKELVKETGAKTVLANALYEPWLKERDDVLVSALQKDGVECRIFHSYCLRDPYSVSTEGVGLRGIGSVSHFMSCCRQNPGSALGTPLDPPVSLPTPVHWPLGVSLESLGLARMPRRKDGTTIDWAANIHKSWDFSEEGAQARLEAFLHDGVYRYEKESGRADFPNTSCLSPYLHFGQLSPRWLLWDAKQARCRPPKFQRKLAWRDMAYWQLTLFPDLPWESLRPPYKALRWSSDHGHLKAWQRGQTGYPLVDAAMRQLWLTGWMNNYMRHVVASFLIAYLHLPWQEGYRWFQDTLVDADVAIDAMMWQNGGMCGLDHWNFVMHPVDAAMTCDPCGSYVRKWCPELADLPDELIHKPWKCPTSMLRRAGVAFGQTYPERIVTDLEVRRSQSLRDVALLRKEFGQYVDKHTGCDLVPLPPRLVSEALGLSHIAGGVVKQFLLPVITRMEFKHQLEDPDADAASNPYNAVLKGYVSRKRDETIAFLNERDFTASVMYEGTQRKERLESDHHRMEGLPRPPVPRGRARRTPTAKDRFSIVPGGTVTSLR, from the exons ATGTCCCTCATCCAGCCCCTGTCCACGGCCAACAGCTCCCTGCACTCCGTCCTCACCTCCATCTACCAGGAATATTTCTCTAAG ACTGAAGAGGATGAGCTTGAACTTGCATTGACTCTCTCTCTACTTGAAATGCAAGACCACCACCTGTCAACCCCCAGCAAAGAGTCCCGACCTCAGCTACTTGGAGACAGACCAAATCTGAGTAGCTGTGTTCCACTGACCTCAATGTCTAATTCTAAGGGAAACAGCCACACTCAGGCGGTAGATGAAGttggcaggaaaaaaaacacaaacttaccACAAACTGGACCCTGGGGTAAGGTGAACTCACCACAGACCACCCGAGAGTCTGAGCTTAAGAAAGGCGCACATTTTGACAATTATAATAAGGAGACACCAGGAACAaatcagactgtgtgtgtcccAAGATGGCCTGCTTCATTCTCCAAGCAAGACACAGTTGAAGAAGGTGACCAATTGATGGATGGAGAGTTGAATCAATCACAGAAATCAAAACGTTCTAAGAACAGGCGACAGCGACGTAAAGGGAATAGCCTGCATGTTGTAGGTTTGCCCCGCTCTCCATCAGTGCCACCACCTGTATTGTTATGGTTCCGCAGGGACTTGCGACTCTGTGACAACCCTGCTCTTTCTGGCTCATTGGAGGTGGGTGCACCTGTCATTCCTGTCTTCATCTGGACtcctgaagaggaggagggaccTGGGATTACAGTGGCTATGGGCGGAGCTT GTAAATACTGGCTTCACCAAGCTttgtcttgtttctgttcatctCTGGAGCGCATTGGCAGTAATCTTGTCTTCCTCAAGGCCAGTGTAGAGGGGAATAAGGCTGGATGTTCCCTGCGTACCGTTAAAGAGTTGGTAAAAGAGACTGGTGCGAAAACAGTGCTGGCTAATGCCCTTTATGAGCCCTGGCTAAAAGAAAGGGATGACGTGTTAGTGTCAGCTCTGCAGAAGGATGGTGTTGAATGCAGGATATTCCACTCTTACTGTCTCAGAGACCCTTACTCTGTCAGCACGGAGGGAGTTGGACTCAGAG GGATAGGTTCAGTGTCTCACTTCATGAGCTGCTGTAGGCAGAATCCAGGGTCTGCATTAGGGACTCCCCTGGATCCTCCAGTATCTCTTCCCACACCTGTCCACTGGCCTCTAGGTGTGTCTTTGGAATCGCTAGGTCTGGCACGCATGCCCCGCAGGAAAGATGGCACAACG ATTGATTGGGCAGCTAACATACATAAGTCGTGGGATTTCAGTGAAGAAGGAGCACAAGCCCGTCTAGAGGCCTTTCTCCATGATG GTGTTTATAGATATGAAAAGGAATCAGGCAGGGCAGATTTTCCAAATACCAGCTGCCTGTCTCCCTACCTTCACTTCGGTCAGCTCAGCCCTCGCTGGTTATTGTGGGATGCCAAACAGGCACGCTGTCGACCACCGAAATTTCAACGCAAACTGGCGTGGAGAGACATGGCTTACTGGCAGCTAACACTGTTTCCTGACCTTCCCTGGGAATCTCTCAGGCCTCCATACAAG GCTCTGCGATGGAGCAGTGATCATGGCCACCTGAAGGCTTGGCAGCGAGGTCAAACCGGCTATCCTTTGGTGGATGCAGCCATGAGGCAGCTGTGGCTCACCGGCTGGATGAACAACTACATGAGGCATGTGGTGGCGTCTTTTCTCATTGCATATCTCCATCTGCCCTGGCAAGAAGGCTACCGCTGGTTCCAG GACACTCTGGTGGATGCAGATGTTGCCATAGATGCTATGATGTGGCAGAATGGGGGCATGTGTGGTCTGGATCACTGGAACTTTGTAATGCACCCTGTTGATGCAGCAATGACCTGTGACCCCTGCGGCTCTTATGTTAGGAAATGGTGTCCTGAACTTGCAGATTTGCCTGATGAGCTTATTCACAAACCCTGGAAATGTCCCACATCCATGCTTCGCCGTGCAG GTGTGGCGTTTGGTCAGACATATCCTGAGCGAATTGTAACAGACCTggaggtgaggaggagtcaGTCTCTGCGAGATGTAGCCCTGTTGCGGAAAGAGTTTGGACAGTATGTGGACAAGCACACAGGCTGTGACTTGGTCCCTCTGCCCCCACGCCTGGTCTCTGAGGCCCTGGGCTTATCACACATCGCTGGGGGTGTGGTGAAGCAGTTCCTTCTCCCTGTCATCACCCGCATGGAATTCAAACACCAGCTTGAAGATCCGGATGCAGACGCTGCCTCAAATCCCTACAATGCTGTTCTGAAGGGATACGTGAGCCGTAAGAGGGACGAGACCATTGCTTTCCTCAATGAGAGAGACTTTACTGCTAGTGTGATGTATGAGGGAACCCAGAGAAAGGAGAGGCTGGAGAGTGATCATCACAGAATGGAGGGACTCCCTCGACCTCCAGTGCCACGTGGCAGGGCGAGGCGAACTCCAACTGCCAAGGACAGGTTCTCTATAGTACCTGGTGGGACAGTTACCTCACTCAGGTGA